From Homo sapiens chromosome 6, GRCh38.p14 Primary Assembly, the proteins below share one genomic window:
- the ZBTB22 gene encoding zinc finger and BTB domain-containing protein 22 has product MEPSPLSPSGAALPLPLSLAPPPLPLPAAAVVHVSFPEVTSALLESLNQQRLQGQLCDVSIRVQGREFRAHRAVLAASSPYFHDQVLLKGMTSISLPSVMDPGAFETVLASAYTGRLSMAAADIVNFLTVGSVLQMWHIVDKCTELLREGRASATTTITTAAATSVTVPGAGVPSGSGGTVAPATMGSARSHASSRASENQSPSSSNYFSPRESTDFSSSSQEAFAASAVGSGERRGGGPVFPAPVVGSGGATSGKLLLEADELCDDGGDGRGAVVPGAGLRRPTYTPPSIMPQKHWVYVKRGGNCPAPTPLVPQDPDLEEEEEEEDLVLTCEDDEDEELGGSSRVPVGGGPEATLSISDVRTLSEPPDKGEEQVNFCESSNDFGPYEGGGPVAGLDDSGGPTPSSYAPSHPPRPLLPLDMQGNQILVFPSSSSSSSSQAPGQPPGNQAEHGAVTVGGTSVGSLGVPGSVGGVPGGTGSGDGNKIFLCHCGKAFSHKSMRDRHVNMHLNLRPFDCPVCNKKFKMKHHLTEHMKTHTGLKPYECGVCAKKFMWRDSFMRHRGHCERRHRLGGVGAVPGPGTPTGPSLPSKRESPGVGGGSGDEASAATPPSSRRVWSPPRVHKVEMGFGGGGGAN; this is encoded by the coding sequence ATGGAGCCatctcctctgtctcccagtgGGGCAGCACTTCCCCTGCCGCTGTCGCTGGCTCCGCCCCCACTACCCCTGCCAGCAGCTGCAGTGGTACATGTGTCCTTCCCTGAGGTGACCAGTGCCCTCTTGGAGTCCCTCAATCAGCAGCGTCTGCAGGGCCAGCTCTGCGATGTATCTATCAGAGTGCAGGGCCGGGAGTTCCGGGCTCATCGGGCTGTCCTGGCTGCCTCCTCCCCTTACTTCCATGATCAGGTCCTACTCAAAGGCATGACCTCCATCTCGCTGCCCAGTGTCATGGACCCAGGCGCCTTTGAGACTGTCCTAGCCTCCGCTTACACTGGCCGCCTCAGCATGGCTGCTGCTGACATTGTCAACTTCCTTACAGTGGGGTCTGTGCTCCAAATGTGGCACATTGTGGACAAGTGCACTGAACTACTCCGAGAAGGCCGGGCCTCagctaccaccaccatcactactgCTGCAGCCACCTCTGTCACTGTCCCTGGTGCTGGGGTGCCATCCGGGAGTGGGGGCACTGTGGCCCCTGCTACCATGGGCTCTGCGCGCTCCCATGCCTCCAGCCGGGCCAGTGAGAATCAATCTCCCAGCAGCAGCAACTACTTCAGCCCCAGGGAGTCCACTGATTTCTCATCTTCCTCCCAAGAGGCATTTGCAGCTTCTGCAGTGGGCAGTGGGGAGCGTCGAGGAGGTGGCCCTGTATTCCCAGCCCCTGTCGTTGGCAGTGGAGGGGCCACATCTGGAAAGCTGCTGCTGGAGGCAGATGAGCTGTGCGATGATGGTGGGGATGGGAGGGGGGCAGTGGTTCCTGGGGCTGGGCTCCGGAGACCCACCTACACACCCCCTAGCATCATGCCACAGAAACACTGGGTATACGTGAAGCGAGGTGGTAATTGCCCAGCGCCAACACCCCTGGTTCCCCAAGACCCAGatctggaggaggaagaggaggaggaagatctGGTGTTGACCTGTGaggatgatgaagatgaagaactAGGGGGTAGCTCCAGGGTTCCAGTGGGGGGAGGGCCTGAGGCTACCCTCAGCATAAGTGATGTCCGTACCCTGAGTGAGCCCCCAGACAAGGGGGAGGAGCAGGTCAACTTCTGTGAGTCCTCCAATGACTTTGGCCCATATGAGGGTGGGGGTCCTGTGGCAGGTCTTGATGACTCAGGGGGGCCAACTCCCTCTTCCtatgccccctcccaccctcctcgaCCGCTCCTTCCCTTGGACATGCAGGGCAACCAGATCCTGGTCTTCCCGTCGTcgtcttcatcctcatcctcacAGGCTCCTGGCCAACCACCAGGGAACCAAGCAGAACACGGGGCAGTGACCGTGGGGGGCACGTCGGTGGGGAGCCTGGGTGTGCCGGGTAGCGTTGGTGGGGTCCCTGGAGGGACTGGCAGTGGGGACGGGAATAAGATCTTTCTGTGCCATTGTGGGAAGGCCTTCTCCCACAAGAGCATGCGGGACCGGCACGTGAACATGCACCTCAATCTGCGGCCGTTTGACTGCCCCGTGTGCAACAAAAAGTTCAAGATGAAGCACCATCTGACTGAGCACATGAAGACGCACACAGGTCTCAAGCCCTACGAGTGCGGAGTCTGCGCCAAGAAGTTCATGTGGCGAGACAGCTTCATGCGCCACCGAGGACACTGTGAGCGCCGGCACCGCCTGGGCGGGGTCGGGGCCGTACCTGGGCCTGGGACTCCCACGGGGCCATCCTTGCCGTCCAAGAGAGAGTCTCCCGGAGTGGGCGGGGGCAGCGGCGACGAAGCGAGTGCGGCCACGCCCCCGTCCAGCAGACGTGTCTGGTCCCCACCCAGAGTCCACAAGGTGGAGATGGGCTTCGGTGGAGGTGGAGGAGCAAACTGA
- the DAXX gene encoding death domain-associated protein 6 isoform c (isoform c is encoded by transcript variant 4) — translation MQTADHPEVVPFLYNRQQRAHSLFLASAEFCNILSRVLSRARSRPAKLYVYINELCTVLKAHSAKKKLNLAPAATTSNEPSGNNPPTHLSLDPTNAENTASQSPRTRGSRRQIQRLEQLLALYVAEIRRLQEKELDLSELDDPDSAYLQEARLKRKLIRLFGRLCELKDCSSLTGRVIEQRIPYRGTRYPEVNRRIERLINKPGPDTFPDYGDVLRAVEKAAARHSLGLPRQQLQLMAQDAFRDVGIRLQERRHLDLIYNFGCHLTDDYRPGVDPALSDPVLARRLRENRSLAMSRLDEVISKYAMLQDKSEEGERKKRRARLQGTSSHSADTPEASLDSGEGPSGMASQGCPSASRAETDDEDDEESDEEEEEEEEEEEEEATDSEEEEDLEQMQEGQEDDEEEDEEEEAAAGKDGDKSPMSSLQISNEKNLEPGKQISRSSGEQQNKGRIVSPSLLSEEPLAPSSIDAESNGEQPEELTLEEESPVSQLFELEIEALPLDTPSSVETDISSSRKQSEEPFTTVLENGAGMVSSTSFNGGVSPHNWGDSGPPCKKSRKEKKQTGSGPLGNSYVERQRSVHEKNGKKICTLPSPPSPLASLAPVADSSTRVDSPSHGLVTSSLCIPSPARLSQTPHSQPPRPGTCKTSVATQCDPEEIIVLSDSD, via the exons ATGCAGACAGCAGACCACCCTGAGGTGGTCCCATTCCTCTATAACCGGCAGCAACGTGCCCACTCTCTGTTTTTGGCCTCGGCGGAGTTCTGCAACATCCTCTCTAGGGTCCTGTCTCGGGCCCGGAGCCGGCCAGCCAAGCTCTATGTCTACATCAATGAGCTCTGCACTGTTCTCAAGGCCCACTCAGCCAAAAAGAAGCTGAACTTGGCCCCTGCCGCCACCACCTCCAATGAGCCCTCTGGGAATAACCCTCCCACACACCTCTCCTTGGACCCCACAAATGCTGAAAACACTGCCTCTCAGTCTCCAAGGACCCGTGGTTCCCGGCGGCAGATCCAGCGTTTGGAGCAGCTGCTGGCGCTCTATGTGGCAGAGATCCGGCGGCTGCAGGAAAAGGAGTTGGATCTCTCAGAATTGGATGACCCAGACTCCGCATACCTGCAGGAGGCACGGTTGAAGCGTAAGCTGATCCGCCTCTTTGGGCGACTATGTGAGCTGAAAGACTGCTCTTCACTGACCGGCCGTGTCATAGAGCAGCGCATCCCCTACCGTGGCACCCGCTACCCAGAGGTTAACAGGCGCATTGAGCGGCTCATCAACAAGCCAGGGCCTGATACCTTCCCTGACTATGGGGATGTGCTTCGGGCTGTAGAGAAGGCAGCTGCCCGAcacagccttggcctcccccGACAGCAGCTCCAGCTCATGGCTCAGGATGCCTTCCGAGATGTGGGCATCAGGTTACAGGAGCGACGTCACCTCGATCTCATCTACAACTTTGGCTGCCACCTCACAGATGACTATAGGCCAG GCGTTGACCCTGCACTATCAGATCCTGTGTTGGCCCGGCGCCTTCGGGAAAACCGGAGTTTGGCCATGAGTCGGCTGGATGAGGTCATCTCCAAATATGCAATGTTGCAAGACAAAAGTGAGGAGGgcgagagaaaaaagagaagagctcGGCTCCAAGGCACCTCTTCCCACTCTGCAGACACCCCCGAAGCCTCCTTGGATTCTGGTGAG GGCCCTAGTGGAATGGCATCCCAGGGGTGCCCTTCTGCCTCCAGAGCTGAGACAGATGACGAAGACGATGAGGAGagtgatgaggaagaggaggaggaggaggaagaagaagaggaggaggccaCAGAttctgaagaggaggaggatctGGAACAGATGCAGGAGGGTCAGGAGGATGATGAAGAGGAGGACGAAgaggaagaagcagcagcag gtAAAGATGGAGACAAGAGCCCCATGTCCTCACTACAGATCTCCAATGAAAAGAACCTGGAACCTGGCAAACAGATCAGCAGATCTTCAGGGGAGCAGCAAAACAAAGGACGCATAGTGTCACCATCGTTACTGTCAGAAGAACCCCTGGCCCCCTCCAGCATAGATGCTGAAAGCAATGGAGAACAGCCTGAGGAGCTGACCCTGGAGGAAGAAAGCCCTGTGTCTCAGCTCTTTGAGCTAGAGATTGAAGCTTTGCCCCTGGATACCCCTTCCTCTGTGGAGACGGACAtttcctcttccaggaagcaATCAGAGGAGCCCTTCACCACTGTCTTAGAGAATGGAGCAGGCATGGTCTCTTCTACTTCCTTCAATGGAGGCGTCTCTCCTCACAACTGGGGAGATTCTGGTCCCCCCTGCAAAAAATCTCGGAAGGAGAAGAAGCAAACAGGATCAGGGCCATTAGGAAACAG CTATGTGGAAAGGCAAAGGTCAGTGCATGAGAAGAATGGGAAAAAGATATGTACCCTGCCCAGCCCACCTTCCCCCTTGGCTTCCTTGGCCCCAGTTGCTGATTCCTCCACGAGGGTGGACTCTCCCAGCCATGGCCTGGTGACCAGCTCCCTCTGCATCCCTTCTCCAGCCCGGCTGTCCCAAACCCCCCATTCACAGCCTCCTCGGCCTGGTACTTGCAAG ACAAGTGTGGCCACACAATGCGATCCAGAAGAGATCATCGTGCTCTCAGACTCTGATTAG
- the DAXX gene encoding death domain-associated protein 6 isoform X1: protein MSRLDEVISKYAMLQDKSEEGERKKRRARLQGTSSHSADTPEASLDSGEGPSGMASQGCPSASRAETDDEDDEESDEEEEEEEEEEEEEATDSEEEEDLEQMQEGQEDDEEEDEEEEAAAGKDGDKSPMSSLQISNEKNLEPGKQISRSSGEQQNKGRIVSPSLLSEEPLAPSSIDAESNGEQPEELTLEEESPVSQLFELEIEALPLDTPSSVETDISSSRKQSEEPFTTVLENGAGMVSSTSFNGGVSPHNWGDSGPPCKKSRKEKKQTGSGPLGNSYVERQRSVHEKNGKKICTLPSPPSPLASLAPVADSSTRVDSPSHGLVTSSLCIPSPARLSQTPHSQPPRPGTCKTSVATQCDPEEIIVLSDSD from the exons ATGAGTCGGCTGGATGAGGTCATCTCCAAATATGCAATGTTGCAAGACAAAAGTGAGGAGGgcgagagaaaaaagagaagagctcGGCTCCAAGGCACCTCTTCCCACTCTGCAGACACCCCCGAAGCCTCCTTGGATTCTGGTGAG GGCCCTAGTGGAATGGCATCCCAGGGGTGCCCTTCTGCCTCCAGAGCTGAGACAGATGACGAAGACGATGAGGAGagtgatgaggaagaggaggaggaggaggaagaagaagaggaggaggccaCAGAttctgaagaggaggaggatctGGAACAGATGCAGGAGGGTCAGGAGGATGATGAAGAGGAGGACGAAgaggaagaagcagcagcag gtAAAGATGGAGACAAGAGCCCCATGTCCTCACTACAGATCTCCAATGAAAAGAACCTGGAACCTGGCAAACAGATCAGCAGATCTTCAGGGGAGCAGCAAAACAAAGGACGCATAGTGTCACCATCGTTACTGTCAGAAGAACCCCTGGCCCCCTCCAGCATAGATGCTGAAAGCAATGGAGAACAGCCTGAGGAGCTGACCCTGGAGGAAGAAAGCCCTGTGTCTCAGCTCTTTGAGCTAGAGATTGAAGCTTTGCCCCTGGATACCCCTTCCTCTGTGGAGACGGACAtttcctcttccaggaagcaATCAGAGGAGCCCTTCACCACTGTCTTAGAGAATGGAGCAGGCATGGTCTCTTCTACTTCCTTCAATGGAGGCGTCTCTCCTCACAACTGGGGAGATTCTGGTCCCCCCTGCAAAAAATCTCGGAAGGAGAAGAAGCAAACAGGATCAGGGCCATTAGGAAACAG CTATGTGGAAAGGCAAAGGTCAGTGCATGAGAAGAATGGGAAAAAGATATGTACCCTGCCCAGCCCACCTTCCCCCTTGGCTTCCTTGGCCCCAGTTGCTGATTCCTCCACGAGGGTGGACTCTCCCAGCCATGGCCTGGTGACCAGCTCCCTCTGCATCCCTTCTCCAGCCCGGCTGTCCCAAACCCCCCATTCACAGCCTCCTCGGCCTGGTACTTGCAAG ACAAGTGTGGCCACACAATGCGATCCAGAAGAGATCATCGTGCTCTCAGACTCTGATTAG
- the DAXX gene encoding death domain-associated protein 6 isoform b (isoform b is encoded by transcript variant 3), which yields MRGSENCGEGRLERRFLSIIVLDDDDEDEAAAQPGPSHPLPNAASPGAEAPSSSEPHGARGSSSSGGKKCYKLENEKLFEEFLELCKMQTADHPEVVPFLYNRQQRAHSLFLASAEFCNILSRVLSRARSRPAKLYVYINELCTVLKAHSAKKKLNLAPAATTSNEPSGNNPPTHLSLDPTNAENTASQSPRTRGSRRQIQRLEQLLALYVAEIRRLQEKELDLSELDDPDSAYLQEARLKRKLIRLFGRLCELKDCSSLTGRVIEQRIPYRGTRYPEVNRRIERLINKPGPDTFPDYGDVLRAVEKAAARHSLGLPRQQLQLMAQDAFRDVGIRLQERRHLDLIYNFGCHLTDDYRPGVDPALSDPVLARRLRENRSLAMSRLDEVISKYAMLQDKSEEGERKKRRARLQGTSSHSADTPEASLDSGEGPSGMASQGCPSASRAETDDEDDEESDEEEEEEEEEEEEEATDSEEEEDLEQMQEGQEDDEEEDEEEEAAAGKDGDKSPMSSLQISNEKNLEPGKQISRSSGEQQNKGRIVSPSLLSEEPLAPSSIDAESNGEQPEELTLEEESPVSQLFELEIEALPLDTPSSVETDISSSRKQSEEPFTTVLENGAGMVSSTSFNGGVSPHNWGDSGPPCKKSRKEKKQTGSGPLGNSYVERQRSVHEKNGKKICTLPSPPSPLASLAPVADSSTRVDSPSHGLVTSSLCIPSPARLSQTPHSQPPRPGTCKTSVATQCDPEEIIVLSDSD from the exons ATGCGAGGTTCTGAGAATTGCGGCGAGGGTCGCCTCGAGAGACGGTTTCTGAG CATCATCGTGCTGGATGATGATGACGAAGATGAAGCAGCTGCTCAGCCAGGGccctcccacccactccccaaTGCGGCCTCACCTGGGGCAGAAGCCCCTAGCTCCTCTGAGCCTCATGGGGCCAGAGGAAGCAGTAGTTCGGGCGGCAAGAAATGCTACAAGCTGGAGAATGAGAAGCTGTTCGAAGAG TTCCTTGAACTTTGTAAGATGCAGACAGCAGACCACCCTGAGGTGGTCCCATTCCTCTATAACCGGCAGCAACGTGCCCACTCTCTGTTTTTGGCCTCGGCGGAGTTCTGCAACATCCTCTCTAGGGTCCTGTCTCGGGCCCGGAGCCGGCCAGCCAAGCTCTATGTCTACATCAATGAGCTCTGCACTGTTCTCAAGGCCCACTCAGCCAAAAAGAAGCTGAACTTGGCCCCTGCCGCCACCACCTCCAATGAGCCCTCTGGGAATAACCCTCCCACACACCTCTCCTTGGACCCCACAAATGCTGAAAACACTGCCTCTCAGTCTCCAAGGACCCGTGGTTCCCGGCGGCAGATCCAGCGTTTGGAGCAGCTGCTGGCGCTCTATGTGGCAGAGATCCGGCGGCTGCAGGAAAAGGAGTTGGATCTCTCAGAATTGGATGACCCAGACTCCGCATACCTGCAGGAGGCACGGTTGAAGCGTAAGCTGATCCGCCTCTTTGGGCGACTATGTGAGCTGAAAGACTGCTCTTCACTGACCGGCCGTGTCATAGAGCAGCGCATCCCCTACCGTGGCACCCGCTACCCAGAGGTTAACAGGCGCATTGAGCGGCTCATCAACAAGCCAGGGCCTGATACCTTCCCTGACTATGGGGATGTGCTTCGGGCTGTAGAGAAGGCAGCTGCCCGAcacagccttggcctcccccGACAGCAGCTCCAGCTCATGGCTCAGGATGCCTTCCGAGATGTGGGCATCAGGTTACAGGAGCGACGTCACCTCGATCTCATCTACAACTTTGGCTGCCACCTCACAGATGACTATAGGCCAG GCGTTGACCCTGCACTATCAGATCCTGTGTTGGCCCGGCGCCTTCGGGAAAACCGGAGTTTGGCCATGAGTCGGCTGGATGAGGTCATCTCCAAATATGCAATGTTGCAAGACAAAAGTGAGGAGGgcgagagaaaaaagagaagagctcGGCTCCAAGGCACCTCTTCCCACTCTGCAGACACCCCCGAAGCCTCCTTGGATTCTGGTGAG GGCCCTAGTGGAATGGCATCCCAGGGGTGCCCTTCTGCCTCCAGAGCTGAGACAGATGACGAAGACGATGAGGAGagtgatgaggaagaggaggaggaggaggaagaagaagaggaggaggccaCAGAttctgaagaggaggaggatctGGAACAGATGCAGGAGGGTCAGGAGGATGATGAAGAGGAGGACGAAgaggaagaagcagcagcag gtAAAGATGGAGACAAGAGCCCCATGTCCTCACTACAGATCTCCAATGAAAAGAACCTGGAACCTGGCAAACAGATCAGCAGATCTTCAGGGGAGCAGCAAAACAAAGGACGCATAGTGTCACCATCGTTACTGTCAGAAGAACCCCTGGCCCCCTCCAGCATAGATGCTGAAAGCAATGGAGAACAGCCTGAGGAGCTGACCCTGGAGGAAGAAAGCCCTGTGTCTCAGCTCTTTGAGCTAGAGATTGAAGCTTTGCCCCTGGATACCCCTTCCTCTGTGGAGACGGACAtttcctcttccaggaagcaATCAGAGGAGCCCTTCACCACTGTCTTAGAGAATGGAGCAGGCATGGTCTCTTCTACTTCCTTCAATGGAGGCGTCTCTCCTCACAACTGGGGAGATTCTGGTCCCCCCTGCAAAAAATCTCGGAAGGAGAAGAAGCAAACAGGATCAGGGCCATTAGGAAACAG CTATGTGGAAAGGCAAAGGTCAGTGCATGAGAAGAATGGGAAAAAGATATGTACCCTGCCCAGCCCACCTTCCCCCTTGGCTTCCTTGGCCCCAGTTGCTGATTCCTCCACGAGGGTGGACTCTCCCAGCCATGGCCTGGTGACCAGCTCCCTCTGCATCCCTTCTCCAGCCCGGCTGTCCCAAACCCCCCATTCACAGCCTCCTCGGCCTGGTACTTGCAAG ACAAGTGTGGCCACACAATGCGATCCAGAAGAGATCATCGTGCTCTCAGACTCTGATTAG
- the DAXX gene encoding death domain-associated protein 6 isoform a (isoform a is encoded by transcript variant 2) — MATANSIIVLDDDDEDEAAAQPGPSHPLPNAASPGAEAPSSSEPHGARGSSSSGGKKCYKLENEKLFEEFLELCKMQTADHPEVVPFLYNRQQRAHSLFLASAEFCNILSRVLSRARSRPAKLYVYINELCTVLKAHSAKKKLNLAPAATTSNEPSGNNPPTHLSLDPTNAENTASQSPRTRGSRRQIQRLEQLLALYVAEIRRLQEKELDLSELDDPDSAYLQEARLKRKLIRLFGRLCELKDCSSLTGRVIEQRIPYRGTRYPEVNRRIERLINKPGPDTFPDYGDVLRAVEKAAARHSLGLPRQQLQLMAQDAFRDVGIRLQERRHLDLIYNFGCHLTDDYRPGVDPALSDPVLARRLRENRSLAMSRLDEVISKYAMLQDKSEEGERKKRRARLQGTSSHSADTPEASLDSGEGPSGMASQGCPSASRAETDDEDDEESDEEEEEEEEEEEEEATDSEEEEDLEQMQEGQEDDEEEDEEEEAAAGKDGDKSPMSSLQISNEKNLEPGKQISRSSGEQQNKGRIVSPSLLSEEPLAPSSIDAESNGEQPEELTLEEESPVSQLFELEIEALPLDTPSSVETDISSSRKQSEEPFTTVLENGAGMVSSTSFNGGVSPHNWGDSGPPCKKSRKEKKQTGSGPLGNSYVERQRSVHEKNGKKICTLPSPPSPLASLAPVADSSTRVDSPSHGLVTSSLCIPSPARLSQTPHSQPPRPGTCKTSVATQCDPEEIIVLSDSD, encoded by the exons ATGGCCACCGCTAACAGCATCATCGTGCTGGATGATGATGACGAAGATGAAGCAGCTGCTCAGCCAGGGccctcccacccactccccaaTGCGGCCTCACCTGGGGCAGAAGCCCCTAGCTCCTCTGAGCCTCATGGGGCCAGAGGAAGCAGTAGTTCGGGCGGCAAGAAATGCTACAAGCTGGAGAATGAGAAGCTGTTCGAAGAG TTCCTTGAACTTTGTAAGATGCAGACAGCAGACCACCCTGAGGTGGTCCCATTCCTCTATAACCGGCAGCAACGTGCCCACTCTCTGTTTTTGGCCTCGGCGGAGTTCTGCAACATCCTCTCTAGGGTCCTGTCTCGGGCCCGGAGCCGGCCAGCCAAGCTCTATGTCTACATCAATGAGCTCTGCACTGTTCTCAAGGCCCACTCAGCCAAAAAGAAGCTGAACTTGGCCCCTGCCGCCACCACCTCCAATGAGCCCTCTGGGAATAACCCTCCCACACACCTCTCCTTGGACCCCACAAATGCTGAAAACACTGCCTCTCAGTCTCCAAGGACCCGTGGTTCCCGGCGGCAGATCCAGCGTTTGGAGCAGCTGCTGGCGCTCTATGTGGCAGAGATCCGGCGGCTGCAGGAAAAGGAGTTGGATCTCTCAGAATTGGATGACCCAGACTCCGCATACCTGCAGGAGGCACGGTTGAAGCGTAAGCTGATCCGCCTCTTTGGGCGACTATGTGAGCTGAAAGACTGCTCTTCACTGACCGGCCGTGTCATAGAGCAGCGCATCCCCTACCGTGGCACCCGCTACCCAGAGGTTAACAGGCGCATTGAGCGGCTCATCAACAAGCCAGGGCCTGATACCTTCCCTGACTATGGGGATGTGCTTCGGGCTGTAGAGAAGGCAGCTGCCCGAcacagccttggcctcccccGACAGCAGCTCCAGCTCATGGCTCAGGATGCCTTCCGAGATGTGGGCATCAGGTTACAGGAGCGACGTCACCTCGATCTCATCTACAACTTTGGCTGCCACCTCACAGATGACTATAGGCCAG GCGTTGACCCTGCACTATCAGATCCTGTGTTGGCCCGGCGCCTTCGGGAAAACCGGAGTTTGGCCATGAGTCGGCTGGATGAGGTCATCTCCAAATATGCAATGTTGCAAGACAAAAGTGAGGAGGgcgagagaaaaaagagaagagctcGGCTCCAAGGCACCTCTTCCCACTCTGCAGACACCCCCGAAGCCTCCTTGGATTCTGGTGAG GGCCCTAGTGGAATGGCATCCCAGGGGTGCCCTTCTGCCTCCAGAGCTGAGACAGATGACGAAGACGATGAGGAGagtgatgaggaagaggaggaggaggaggaagaagaagaggaggaggccaCAGAttctgaagaggaggaggatctGGAACAGATGCAGGAGGGTCAGGAGGATGATGAAGAGGAGGACGAAgaggaagaagcagcagcag gtAAAGATGGAGACAAGAGCCCCATGTCCTCACTACAGATCTCCAATGAAAAGAACCTGGAACCTGGCAAACAGATCAGCAGATCTTCAGGGGAGCAGCAAAACAAAGGACGCATAGTGTCACCATCGTTACTGTCAGAAGAACCCCTGGCCCCCTCCAGCATAGATGCTGAAAGCAATGGAGAACAGCCTGAGGAGCTGACCCTGGAGGAAGAAAGCCCTGTGTCTCAGCTCTTTGAGCTAGAGATTGAAGCTTTGCCCCTGGATACCCCTTCCTCTGTGGAGACGGACAtttcctcttccaggaagcaATCAGAGGAGCCCTTCACCACTGTCTTAGAGAATGGAGCAGGCATGGTCTCTTCTACTTCCTTCAATGGAGGCGTCTCTCCTCACAACTGGGGAGATTCTGGTCCCCCCTGCAAAAAATCTCGGAAGGAGAAGAAGCAAACAGGATCAGGGCCATTAGGAAACAG CTATGTGGAAAGGCAAAGGTCAGTGCATGAGAAGAATGGGAAAAAGATATGTACCCTGCCCAGCCCACCTTCCCCCTTGGCTTCCTTGGCCCCAGTTGCTGATTCCTCCACGAGGGTGGACTCTCCCAGCCATGGCCTGGTGACCAGCTCCCTCTGCATCCCTTCTCCAGCCCGGCTGTCCCAAACCCCCCATTCACAGCCTCCTCGGCCTGGTACTTGCAAG ACAAGTGTGGCCACACAATGCGATCCAGAAGAGATCATCGTGCTCTCAGACTCTGATTAG